The Streptomyces sp. P9-A4 genome contains a region encoding:
- the argS gene encoding arginine--tRNA ligase, with protein MASVPSLASTVQQRLADGLSAALPEAASADPLLRRSDRADFQANGILALAKRLKGNPRELATQVVAAIPENDVLAEIEVSGPGFLNITVTDAAIVRTLAARAADARLGVPFNESAGTTVIDYAQPNVAKEMHVGHLRSAVIGAAMVEILEFTGESVVRRHHIGDWGTQFGMLIQFLIEHPHELDHKAEDGTEVSGEEAMSNLNRLYKASRALFDSDEEFKTRARARVVDLQAGDEETLALWQRFVDESKIYFYSVFDKLDMDIRDADVVGESGYNEMLAETCRVLEESGVAVRSEGALCVFFDDVKGPDGNPTPLIVQKSDGGFGYAATDLSAIRDRVRNLKATTLLYVVDARQSLHFKMVFETARRAGWLNDDVKAVQLAFGTVLGKDGKPFKTREGETVRLVDLLDEAVDRATSVVREKARDLTEEEISERGTQVGIGAVKYADLSTSAARDYKFDLDQMVSLNGDTSVYLQYAYARINSIFGKAGDRKPLAHPELELAPAERALGLHLDQFGEVIAEAAAEYAPHKLAAYLYQLASLFTTFYDLCPVIKPEPAQEVAENRLFLCELTARTLHQGMALLGIRTPERL; from the coding sequence ATGGCCTCGGTCCCTTCCCTCGCTTCGACCGTGCAGCAGCGCCTCGCGGACGGCCTCTCGGCAGCCCTGCCGGAGGCCGCGTCCGCCGACCCGCTGCTCCGACGAAGCGACCGGGCCGACTTCCAGGCCAACGGCATCCTGGCCCTGGCCAAGCGGCTCAAGGGCAACCCGCGTGAGCTGGCGACCCAGGTCGTCGCCGCGATCCCGGAGAACGACGTCCTGGCGGAGATCGAGGTCTCGGGCCCCGGCTTCCTGAACATCACGGTCACCGACGCGGCGATCGTGCGGACCCTCGCGGCCCGCGCGGCCGACGCCCGGCTCGGCGTGCCGTTCAACGAGTCGGCCGGCACGACGGTCATCGACTACGCCCAGCCGAACGTGGCGAAGGAGATGCACGTCGGCCACCTCCGCTCCGCCGTGATCGGCGCCGCGATGGTCGAGATCCTGGAGTTCACCGGCGAGAGCGTGGTCCGCCGCCACCACATCGGCGACTGGGGCACCCAGTTCGGCATGCTCATCCAGTTCCTGATCGAGCACCCGCACGAGCTGGACCACAAGGCCGAGGACGGCACCGAGGTCTCCGGTGAGGAGGCCATGTCGAACCTGAACCGGCTCTACAAGGCCTCGCGCGCCCTCTTCGACTCCGACGAGGAGTTCAAGACGCGGGCCCGCGCGCGCGTCGTCGACCTCCAGGCCGGTGACGAGGAGACCCTCGCGCTTTGGCAGCGGTTCGTCGACGAGTCGAAGATCTACTTCTACTCGGTCTTCGACAAGCTCGACATGGACATCCGGGACGCCGACGTCGTCGGCGAGTCCGGCTACAACGAGATGCTGGCGGAGACCTGCCGCGTCCTGGAGGAGTCGGGCGTCGCCGTCCGCTCCGAGGGCGCGCTCTGCGTGTTCTTCGACGACGTGAAGGGCCCGGACGGCAACCCGACCCCGCTGATCGTCCAGAAGTCCGACGGCGGCTTCGGGTACGCGGCGACGGACCTGTCCGCGATCCGCGACCGGGTCCGGAACCTGAAGGCGACGACCCTGCTGTACGTGGTCGACGCCCGCCAGTCGCTGCACTTCAAGATGGTCTTCGAGACGGCCCGCCGGGCCGGCTGGCTGAACGACGACGTCAAGGCCGTCCAGCTGGCCTTCGGCACGGTCCTCGGCAAGGACGGCAAGCCGTTCAAGACCCGCGAGGGCGAGACGGTGCGGCTGGTGGACCTGCTGGACGAGGCCGTGGACCGGGCCACGTCGGTCGTGCGCGAGAAGGCTCGGGACCTCACGGAGGAGGAGATCTCCGAGCGGGGCACCCAGGTGGGCATCGGCGCGGTCAAGTACGCCGACCTGTCGACGTCCGCCGCGCGTGACTACAAGTTCGACCTGGACCAGATGGTCTCGCTGAACGGCGACACCTCGGTGTACCTGCAGTACGCGTACGCGCGGATCAACTCGATCTTCGGGAAGGCCGGCGACCGCAAGCCGCTCGCCCACCCGGAGCTGGAGCTGGCCCCGGCCGAGCGCGCGCTCGGCCTGCACCTGGACCAGTTCGGCGAGGTGATCGCCGAGGCAGCCGCGGAGTACGCCCCGCACAAGCTGGCCGCGTACCTGTACCAGCTGGCTTCGCTGTTCACGACGTTCTACGACCTTTGCCCCGTCATCAAGCCCGAGCCGGCGCAGGAGGTCGCGGAGAACCGCCTCTTCCTCTGCGAGCTGACCGCACGCACGCTCCACCAGGGCATGGCGCTGCTCGGCATCAGGACGCCCGAGCGCCTCTGA
- a CDS encoding DUF1876 domain-containing protein, which translates to MHTLVGWHVEMEFQEEGDRTRAAAMVRLTDGTEFRAHGTANRHPSDPDQLRVGEEIAGARALMDLASQLLQKAHTEIDEVSGRTSRNLR; encoded by the coding sequence ATGCACACGCTTGTCGGATGGCACGTGGAGATGGAGTTCCAGGAGGAAGGCGACCGGACGAGGGCCGCGGCGATGGTCCGGCTCACCGACGGCACCGAGTTCCGGGCCCATGGCACCGCGAACCGGCACCCCTCCGACCCGGACCAGCTGCGGGTCGGCGAGGAGATCGCCGGCGCGCGGGCGCTGATGGACCTGGCCTCGCAGCTGCTCCAGAAGGCCCACACGGAGATCGACGAGGTGTCGGGCAGGACCTCGCGCAACCTTCGCTGA
- a CDS encoding DUF4253 domain-containing protein: MAMIPNQLPRLVSDPTGRSLGLDLPPGTLMGPADAPYLWSGQEAAGPAAWNALRPAARTAGLLPVLLGGKWDLDRWELEPERMSDPADHEAEEVLAEFWEANASDELPGAGGWPGLAPALPCDTDPDGAAATVAEMLTEPGFWLEDARPALVPARRSADIPAVIGWGGPLNHENDVARLCAVLRSWEDRFGARVVALTFDQLVVSVAAPPRTAEEAEAVAAEHFAFCPDSITQGHHSTLRDYAHKGLVDTPVWTFWWD; encoded by the coding sequence ATGGCGATGATCCCGAACCAGCTTCCCCGGCTCGTGTCCGACCCGACCGGCCGTTCCCTCGGCCTCGACCTGCCGCCCGGCACCCTCATGGGCCCGGCGGACGCCCCGTACCTCTGGTCGGGACAGGAGGCGGCGGGCCCGGCCGCCTGGAACGCACTGCGCCCGGCGGCACGTACGGCGGGGCTGCTGCCGGTCCTGCTGGGCGGGAAGTGGGACCTGGACAGGTGGGAGCTGGAGCCGGAGCGGATGAGCGACCCGGCGGACCACGAGGCCGAGGAGGTCCTCGCCGAGTTCTGGGAGGCGAACGCCTCGGATGAGCTGCCCGGGGCCGGCGGCTGGCCGGGCCTGGCTCCGGCGCTGCCCTGCGACACGGATCCCGACGGGGCGGCGGCCACGGTCGCCGAGATGCTGACGGAGCCGGGGTTCTGGCTGGAGGACGCCCGTCCGGCGCTGGTTCCGGCGCGGCGCAGCGCGGACATACCAGCGGTCATCGGCTGGGGCGGGCCCCTGAACCACGAGAACGACGTGGCCCGGCTGTGCGCGGTGCTGCGCTCATGGGAGGACCGTTTCGGCGCCCGGGTCGTCGCGCTCACCTTCGACCAGCTGGTGGTCTCGGTGGCGGCGCCGCCGCGCACGGCCGAGGAGGCCGAGGCGGTGGCGGCGGAGCACTTCGCGTTCTGCCCTGACAGCATCACGCAGGGCCACCACAGCACCCTGCGGGACTACGCCCACAAGGGCCTGGTGGACACCCCCGTCTGGACCTTCTGGTGGGACTAA
- the hemB gene encoding porphobilinogen synthase, producing the protein MNSYGSFPGARPRRLRTTPAMRRMVAETRLHPADLILPAFVREGITEPVPIQAMPGVVQHSRDTLRKAAVEALEAGVSGIMLFGVPEDAKKDAAGTAGTDPEGILQVAIRDVRAEVGDELVIMSDLCLDEYTDHGHCGVLDADGRVDNDATLERYAEMAQVQADAGAHVVGPSGMMDGQVGVIRDALDTIDKEDVSILAYTAKYSSAFYGPFREAVGSSLEGDRKTYQQDPANLRESMRELALDLEEGADMVMVKPAGPYLDVLAKVAASVDVPVAAYQISGEYAMVEAAAEKGWIDRDRAIFETLTGIRRAGAQMILTYWATEAAQKLGAGRG; encoded by the coding sequence ATGAACTCGTACGGATCCTTTCCCGGGGCGCGGCCGCGGCGGCTGCGGACGACGCCCGCCATGCGGCGGATGGTGGCCGAGACGCGGCTGCATCCCGCCGATCTGATCCTCCCCGCGTTCGTGCGCGAGGGGATCACCGAGCCCGTGCCGATCCAGGCCATGCCCGGAGTCGTCCAGCACAGTCGCGACACCCTGCGGAAGGCCGCGGTGGAGGCGCTGGAGGCCGGGGTCTCCGGGATCATGCTCTTCGGCGTGCCCGAGGACGCCAAGAAGGATGCCGCGGGCACCGCGGGCACGGATCCCGAGGGGATCCTCCAGGTCGCGATCCGCGATGTGCGGGCCGAGGTCGGCGACGAGCTGGTCATCATGTCGGACCTGTGCCTCGACGAGTACACCGACCACGGGCACTGCGGAGTCCTGGACGCCGACGGCCGCGTCGACAACGACGCCACGCTGGAACGTTACGCCGAGATGGCGCAGGTCCAGGCCGACGCCGGCGCCCATGTCGTCGGCCCCTCCGGGATGATGGACGGCCAGGTCGGCGTGATCCGCGACGCCCTGGACACCATCGACAAGGAGGACGTGTCGATCCTCGCGTACACCGCGAAGTACTCCTCCGCCTTCTACGGTCCCTTCCGCGAGGCCGTCGGCTCCTCCCTCGAGGGCGACCGCAAGACCTACCAGCAGGACCCCGCGAACCTCCGCGAGTCGATGCGCGAGCTGGCGCTCGACCTGGAGGAGGGCGCCGACATGGTCATGGTGAAGCCCGCCGGGCCCTACCTGGACGTGCTCGCGAAGGTCGCCGCGTCGGTGGACGTGCCCGTCGCCGCGTACCAGATCAGCGGTGAGTACGCGATGGTCGAGGCCGCCGCCGAGAAGGGCTGGATCGACCGCGACCGGGCGATCTTCGAGACCCTGACCGGCATCCGGCGGGCCGGGGCGCAGATGATCCTGACGTACTGGGCCACCGAGGCGGCGCAGAAGCTGGGCGCAGGGCGGGGTTAG
- a CDS encoding uroporphyrinogen-III synthase — MNPASPTTSPLSPAFAGHGHVTFLGAGPGDPGLLTLRAVEALAGADVLIAEPEVLDVVRGHARVGVSTPELTVVDEASTTAGVPVLRDAANLVMEAARGGRRVVRAVTGDPGLDGNAGAEMLACAAEGIPFEVVPGVATAVGVPAYAGVPLRDAQGTDVRFVDARTADERCWTEVGASDGTVVVSTSLDSVAAAAGELVAAGRKPDTPLTVTIAGTTTRQRTWNATLGTIAQVFKQGKILPSPEGHRPVIAVVGERSAPAQRDQLSWFESKPLFGWRVLVPRTKEQSASLSDQLRSYGAVPHEVPTIAVEPPRTPQQMERAVKGLVTGRYEWIAFTSVNAVKAVREKFEEYGLDARAFAGIKVAAVGEQTAAALVDFGVKPDLVPSGEQSAAGLLEDWPPYDPVFDPIDRVFLPRADIATETLVAGLIELGWEVDDVTAYRTVRASPPPADTREAIKGGGFDAVLFTSSSTVRNLVGIAGKPHNVTVIACIGPATAKTAEEHGLRVDVLSPEPSVHKLAEALADFGLRRRESALEAGDPVTRPSERRPGARRRRTT, encoded by the coding sequence TTGAACCCCGCCAGCCCGACCACCAGCCCGCTGTCCCCGGCCTTCGCGGGCCATGGGCACGTCACATTCCTCGGTGCAGGCCCGGGTGACCCCGGACTCCTGACCCTCAGGGCCGTCGAGGCCCTCGCCGGAGCGGATGTCCTGATCGCCGAGCCGGAGGTCCTCGACGTCGTTCGCGGCCATGCGCGGGTGGGGGTGAGCACGCCTGAGCTGACGGTTGTTGACGAGGCGTCAACAACCGCCGGGGTCCCCGTGTTGAGGGATGCGGCCAATCTTGTCATGGAGGCCGCGAGGGGCGGCAGGCGGGTCGTCCGAGCGGTGACCGGCGACCCCGGCCTCGACGGGAACGCGGGGGCCGAGATGCTCGCCTGCGCCGCCGAGGGCATTCCCTTCGAAGTCGTGCCCGGTGTGGCCACGGCCGTCGGCGTCCCGGCGTACGCGGGTGTCCCGCTGCGCGACGCGCAGGGCACGGACGTGCGCTTCGTCGACGCCCGTACCGCCGACGAGCGGTGCTGGACCGAGGTCGGTGCCTCCGACGGCACCGTCGTCGTCTCGACGTCCCTGGATTCGGTCGCCGCGGCGGCCGGTGAGCTGGTGGCGGCAGGCCGTAAGCCGGACACCCCGCTCACCGTCACCATCGCCGGTACGACCACCCGGCAGCGGACCTGGAACGCCACGCTCGGCACCATCGCCCAGGTCTTCAAGCAGGGCAAGATCCTCCCCTCGCCCGAGGGCCACCGGCCGGTCATAGCCGTGGTCGGCGAGCGCAGCGCCCCGGCGCAGCGGGACCAGCTGTCGTGGTTCGAGTCGAAGCCGCTCTTCGGGTGGCGGGTGCTCGTGCCGCGTACCAAGGAACAGTCCGCGTCGCTCTCCGACCAGCTGCGCTCGTACGGCGCGGTGCCGCACGAGGTGCCGACCATCGCCGTCGAGCCGCCGCGCACCCCGCAGCAGATGGAGCGGGCCGTCAAGGGCCTGGTCACCGGGCGCTACGAGTGGATCGCGTTCACCTCGGTCAACGCGGTCAAGGCGGTGCGGGAGAAGTTCGAGGAGTACGGGCTCGACGCGCGCGCCTTCGCCGGGATCAAGGTCGCCGCGGTGGGCGAGCAGACGGCCGCCGCGCTGGTCGACTTCGGTGTGAAGCCGGACCTGGTGCCCAGCGGTGAGCAGTCGGCCGCCGGTCTCCTGGAGGACTGGCCGCCGTACGACCCGGTCTTCGACCCGATCGACCGCGTCTTCCTGCCGCGGGCCGACATCGCGACCGAGACGCTGGTCGCGGGCCTCATCGAGCTCGGGTGGGAGGTCGACGACGTCACCGCGTACCGGACCGTACGGGCTTCGCCGCCGCCGGCGGACACCCGGGAGGCGATCAAGGGCGGCGGCTTCGACGCCGTGCTCTTCACCTCGTCCTCGACGGTGCGGAACCTGGTGGGCATCGCCGGGAAGCCGCACAACGTGACCGTCATCGCCTGCATCGGTCCCGCCACGGCCAAGACGGCCGAGGAGCACGGGCTGCGGGTGGACGTGCTGTCGCCCGAGCCGTCGGTGCACAAGCTCGCCGAGGCGCTCGCGGACTTCGGGCTGCGGCGCCGGGAGTCGGCCCTTGAGGCGGGCGATCCGGTGACGCGGCCGAGCGAGCGGCGGCCGGGGGCGCGGAGGCGTCGTACGACGTAG
- the hemC gene encoding hydroxymethylbilane synthase, producing the protein MTERALRLGTRRSKLAMAQSGHVADAVRRLTGRAVELVEITTYGDTSREHLAQIGGTGVFVAALRDALLAGEVDFAVHSLKDLPTAQHPELVLAAIPQREDPRDVLIARDGLTLDRLPQGARVGTGSPRRMAQLHAYARSHGLELTCVPIRGNIDTRVGYVRSGELDAVVLAAAGLNRIGRTEELTGSLSLDHLSVDSVLPAPGQGALAIECPASDAELVATLAALDDPHTRAAVTAERSLLAALEAGCSAPVGALADLLADDPGHGQVVTEMRLRGVVGTTDGSTLVQLSTTGPVPTSHDEAMALGRELADEMLAKGAAGLMGERAL; encoded by the coding sequence ATGACCGAGAGGGCACTGAGGCTCGGGACCAGGCGCAGCAAGCTCGCCATGGCCCAGTCCGGGCACGTGGCCGACGCCGTCCGGCGGCTGACCGGCCGGGCCGTCGAGCTCGTGGAGATCACGACGTACGGGGACACCTCCCGGGAGCACCTCGCGCAGATCGGCGGCACCGGCGTCTTCGTCGCCGCGCTGCGTGACGCGCTGCTCGCCGGCGAGGTGGACTTCGCCGTCCACTCCCTGAAGGACCTGCCGACCGCCCAGCACCCCGAGCTGGTGCTGGCCGCGATTCCGCAGCGCGAGGACCCGCGCGACGTACTGATCGCCCGCGACGGACTGACGCTCGACCGGCTGCCCCAGGGCGCCCGGGTCGGCACCGGCTCGCCGCGCCGCATGGCCCAGCTCCACGCGTACGCGCGCAGCCACGGCCTGGAGCTCACCTGCGTCCCGATCCGGGGGAACATCGACACCCGGGTCGGCTATGTGCGCAGCGGTGAGCTGGACGCCGTGGTCCTCGCCGCGGCCGGGCTCAACCGCATCGGCCGTACGGAGGAGCTCACCGGCTCCCTGTCGCTCGACCACCTGTCGGTCGACTCCGTGCTGCCCGCCCCCGGCCAGGGGGCCCTGGCGATCGAGTGCCCGGCGTCCGACGCCGAGCTCGTCGCCACGCTCGCCGCGCTCGACGACCCGCACACGCGGGCCGCCGTGACCGCCGAGCGATCCCTGCTCGCCGCCCTGGAGGCCGGCTGCTCCGCACCTGTGGGTGCGCTGGCCGACCTGCTGGCCGACGACCCCGGTCACGGGCAGGTTGTCACCGAGATGCGCCTGCGCGGCGTCGTCGGCACCACCGACGGCTCGACGCTGGTGCAGCTGTCCACCACCGGACCCGTACCCACCTCGCACGACGAGGCCATGGCGCTCGGACGCGAACTCGCGGACGAGATGCTCGCCAAGGGTGCGGCCGGTCTTATGGGGGAGCGAGCACTTTGA
- a CDS encoding glutamyl-tRNA reductase produces the protein MSLLVVGLSHRSAPVSILERAALAADTQAKLLQDTLAAEPAAEGTVLATCNRIELYADVDKFHAGVAELSTLLAQHSGVGLDELTPYLYVHYEDRAVHHLFSVACGLDSMVVGEGQILGQIKDALARGQELHTAGRLLNDLFQQALRVGKRAHSETGIDRAGQSLVTFGLEQLADGTDVDTWAKGKKALVIGAGSMSSLAAATLARSGVSEIVVANRTLARAERLAQILNEAGGTGVTAHAVEMVAVGDELTRADVVVSCTGATGLVLTGEDVETAVRGRRTPLALLDLAMPRDIDAAAHRVPGVRLVDIESLAEASADAPMAADVDQVRGIVSDEVAAFGAAQRAAHITPTVVALRTMAADVVAGEVARLEGRLPDLDEKQRAEITQTVRRVVDKLLHAPTVRVKQLASEPGGAGYADALRTLFDLDPETVASVSRADLNDADVKNRGRV, from the coding sequence ATGAGCCTCCTCGTCGTCGGCCTCAGCCACCGCAGCGCCCCCGTCTCCATCCTGGAGCGGGCCGCCCTGGCGGCGGACACCCAGGCCAAGCTGCTCCAGGACACCCTCGCCGCCGAGCCGGCCGCCGAGGGCACCGTCCTGGCCACCTGCAACCGCATCGAGCTGTACGCCGACGTGGACAAGTTCCACGCCGGTGTCGCCGAGCTGTCCACGCTCCTCGCCCAGCACAGCGGCGTCGGCCTGGACGAGCTCACCCCCTATCTCTACGTGCATTACGAGGACCGGGCCGTCCACCACCTCTTCTCGGTGGCCTGCGGGCTCGACTCCATGGTCGTCGGCGAGGGCCAGATCCTCGGCCAGATCAAGGACGCCCTCGCCCGCGGGCAGGAGCTGCACACCGCGGGACGCCTCCTCAACGACCTGTTCCAGCAGGCCCTGAGGGTCGGCAAGCGCGCGCACAGCGAGACCGGGATCGACCGGGCCGGGCAGTCGCTCGTCACCTTCGGCCTGGAACAGCTGGCCGACGGCACCGACGTCGACACCTGGGCCAAGGGCAAGAAGGCGCTCGTCATCGGCGCCGGCTCGATGTCCTCGCTCGCCGCCGCGACGCTCGCGCGCTCCGGCGTCTCCGAGATCGTCGTCGCCAACCGCACCCTGGCCCGCGCCGAGCGGCTCGCGCAGATCCTGAACGAGGCCGGGGGCACGGGTGTCACCGCGCACGCGGTCGAGATGGTTGCCGTCGGCGACGAACTGACACGTGCCGACGTCGTCGTCTCCTGCACCGGCGCCACCGGACTCGTCCTCACCGGCGAGGACGTCGAGACCGCCGTACGGGGACGCCGCACCCCGCTCGCCCTGCTCGACCTCGCCATGCCCCGCGACATCGACGCCGCCGCCCACCGGGTTCCCGGAGTCCGGCTCGTCGACATCGAGTCGCTCGCCGAGGCCTCCGCCGACGCCCCCATGGCCGCCGACGTCGACCAGGTCCGCGGCATCGTCTCCGACGAGGTGGCCGCCTTCGGCGCCGCCCAGCGCGCCGCCCACATCACCCCCACCGTCGTCGCCCTGCGCACCATGGCCGCCGACGTGGTGGCCGGCGAGGTCGCCCGGCTGGAGGGCCGGCTGCCCGACCTCGACGAGAAGCAGCGCGCCGAGATCACCCAGACCGTGCGCCGGGTGGTCGACAAGCTCCTGCACGCGCCGACCGTGCGGGTCAAGCAGCTGGCCAGCGAGCCCGGCGGCGCCGGGTACGCGGACGCGCTGCGGACACTCTTCGACCTCGACCCGGAAACGGTGGCTTCTGTCAGCCGGGCCGACCTGAATGACGCCGACGTCAAGAACCGAGGGCGAGTATGA
- a CDS encoding redox-sensing transcriptional repressor Rex produces the protein MATGRTHRPATRSRGIPEATVARLPLYLRALTALSERSVPTVSSEELAAAAGVNSAKLRKDFSYLGSYGTRGVGYDVEYLVYQISRELGLTQDWPVVIVGIGNLGAALAGYGGFASRGFRVAALIDADPAMTGRPVAGIPVQHSDDLEKIIEEDGVSIGVIATPAGVAQQVCDRLVAAGVTSILNFAPTVLSVPDGVDVRKVDLSIELQILAFHEQRKAGEESNAESADTGAEAEPAPAAAPPAPRGTTGGSRKGPDGDIPAVMPA, from the coding sequence GTGGCAACTGGCCGAACTCACCGACCGGCGACCCGTAGCCGAGGAATTCCCGAGGCCACCGTCGCCCGGCTTCCGCTGTATCTCCGCGCACTCACCGCGCTCTCGGAGCGCTCCGTACCCACGGTCTCCTCCGAGGAGCTCGCGGCGGCGGCGGGGGTCAACTCCGCGAAGCTGCGCAAGGACTTCAGCTACCTCGGCTCCTACGGCACCCGCGGGGTCGGCTACGACGTCGAGTACCTCGTCTACCAGATCTCCCGTGAGCTGGGCCTCACCCAGGACTGGCCGGTCGTCATCGTCGGCATCGGTAACCTCGGCGCCGCGCTCGCCGGCTACGGCGGCTTCGCCTCCCGCGGCTTCCGCGTGGCCGCGCTGATCGACGCCGACCCCGCCATGACCGGCAGGCCGGTCGCCGGGATCCCCGTCCAGCACAGCGACGACCTCGAGAAGATCATCGAGGAGGACGGCGTCTCCATCGGCGTCATCGCGACCCCGGCCGGCGTCGCCCAGCAGGTCTGCGACCGGCTCGTGGCCGCCGGAGTCACCTCCATCCTGAACTTCGCCCCGACCGTGCTCTCCGTGCCCGACGGCGTGGACGTGCGCAAGGTCGACCTCTCCATCGAGCTGCAGATCCTCGCCTTCCACGAGCAGCGGAAGGCCGGCGAGGAGTCGAACGCCGAGAGCGCGGACACCGGCGCGGAGGCGGAGCCCGCCCCGGCCGCCGCGCCGCCGGCCCCCCGTGGCACCACGGGCGGCAGCCGCAAGGGACCCGACGGGGACATCCCCGCCGTGATGCCGGCATGA
- a CDS encoding glutaredoxin family protein: MGVMFGRTKKKHAGSRTVTLIGKPGCHLCDDARAVVEAVCAETGARWEEKDITEDEELHRAYWEQIPVVLVDGEQHTFWRVDAGRLRRELGA, encoded by the coding sequence ATGGGCGTCATGTTCGGACGTACGAAGAAGAAGCACGCCGGGTCGCGGACCGTGACGCTGATCGGCAAGCCGGGATGCCACCTCTGCGACGACGCCCGCGCGGTGGTCGAGGCCGTCTGCGCGGAGACCGGAGCACGCTGGGAGGAGAAGGACATCACCGAGGACGAGGAGCTCCACCGGGCCTACTGGGAGCAGATTCCCGTCGTCCTGGTCGACGGCGAGCAGCACACCTTCTGGCGCGTGGACGCGGGGCGGCTCCGGCGCGAACTGGGTGCGTGA
- a CDS encoding HAD family hydrolase, with protein MAALGWLTPRRRSATARSVLAGEAAAEAARKSSLQLEREREEAAATATEAETPAEPEFPVVGDVRAAAFFDLDNTVMQGAAIFHFGRGLYKRKFFQRRELARFAWQQAWFRLAGVEDPEHMQDARDSALSIVKGHRVSELMSIGEEIYDEYMADRIWPGTRGLAQAHLDAGQKVWLVTAAPVETATIIARRLGLTGALGTVAESVDGVYTGRLVGEPLHGPAKAEAVRALAGAEGLDLGRCAAYSDSHNDIPMLSLVGHPYAINPDAKLRKHAKDRDWRLRDYRTGRKAAKVGIPAAAGLGAIAGGTAAAVALHRRRH; from the coding sequence ATGGCCGCTCTGGGATGGCTCACCCCCCGTAGGCGCTCCGCCACCGCGCGCAGCGTCCTCGCAGGCGAGGCCGCTGCCGAGGCAGCGCGCAAGTCCTCGCTCCAGCTGGAACGGGAGCGGGAGGAGGCCGCGGCCACCGCGACCGAGGCCGAGACACCCGCCGAGCCCGAGTTCCCGGTCGTCGGCGACGTACGGGCGGCCGCCTTCTTCGACCTCGACAACACCGTGATGCAGGGCGCCGCGATCTTCCACTTCGGCCGCGGCCTGTACAAGCGGAAGTTCTTCCAGCGCCGCGAACTCGCCCGCTTCGCCTGGCAGCAGGCCTGGTTCCGGCTGGCCGGCGTCGAGGACCCCGAGCACATGCAGGACGCCCGCGACAGCGCCCTGTCCATCGTCAAGGGCCACCGCGTCTCCGAACTGATGTCGATCGGCGAGGAGATCTACGACGAGTACATGGCCGACCGCATCTGGCCCGGCACCCGCGGTCTCGCCCAGGCGCACCTGGACGCGGGCCAGAAGGTCTGGCTGGTCACGGCCGCCCCGGTCGAGACGGCGACGATCATCGCCCGGCGGCTCGGCCTGACCGGCGCGCTCGGCACGGTCGCCGAGTCGGTCGACGGCGTCTACACGGGCCGGCTGGTCGGCGAACCCCTGCACGGCCCCGCGAAGGCCGAGGCGGTACGGGCCCTGGCCGGCGCCGAGGGCCTCGACCTCGGCCGCTGCGCCGCGTACAGCGACTCGCACAACGACATCCCGATGCTGTCGCTGGTCGGGCACCCGTACGCGATCAACCCGGACGCCAAGCTCCGCAAGCACGCGAAGGACCGGGACTGGCGGCTGCGCGACTACCGGACCGGCCGCAAGGCCGCCAAGGTCGGCATCCCCGCCGCCGCGGGCCTCGGCGCGATCGCCGGCGGCACGGCCGCCGCCGTGGCGCTGCACCGCCGCCGTCACTGA
- a CDS encoding ECF subfamily RNA polymerase sigma factor, BldN family: MYPHVGVDTSGLATLRATVLDHLRGFVPTAYAGPVPAFAFAAPAPAGPCYALADGGAAVGRRGVRSGSGTSTTARRPTADSDSARMMDLVERAQAGEAEAFGRLYDQYSDTVYRYIYYRVGGKATAEDLTSETFLRALRRISTFTWQGRDFGAWLVTIARNLVADHFKSSRFRLEVTTGEMLDANEVERSPEDSVLESLSNAALLDAVRRLNPQQQECVTLRFLQGLSVAETARVMGKNEGAIKTLQYRAVRTLARLLPDDAR; the protein is encoded by the coding sequence GTGTACCCACACGTCGGGGTTGACACCTCGGGCCTGGCTACGCTGCGCGCAACGGTCCTCGACCACTTGCGCGGCTTCGTCCCCACCGCGTACGCCGGCCCTGTCCCCGCCTTCGCCTTCGCCGCACCGGCACCCGCCGGCCCTTGCTATGCCCTGGCCGACGGCGGGGCCGCCGTGGGCAGACGGGGTGTCCGCTCCGGCTCCGGAACCTCGACCACCGCACGACGCCCGACCGCCGACAGCGACAGCGCCCGGATGATGGATCTGGTCGAGCGCGCCCAGGCGGGCGAGGCCGAAGCCTTCGGCCGCCTCTACGACCAGTACAGCGACACGGTCTACCGCTACATCTACTACCGCGTCGGCGGGAAGGCGACGGCGGAGGACCTCACCAGCGAGACCTTCCTGCGCGCCCTGCGCCGGATCTCCACCTTCACCTGGCAGGGCCGCGACTTCGGCGCCTGGCTCGTCACCATCGCCAGGAACCTGGTCGCCGACCACTTCAAGTCCAGCCGCTTCCGCCTGGAAGTCACCACCGGCGAGATGCTCGACGCCAACGAGGTCGAGCGCAGCCCGGAGGACTCCGTCCTGGAGTCCCTCTCCAACGCCGCCCTCCTCGACGCGGTCCGCCGCCTCAACCCCCAGCAGCAGGAGTGCGTGACCCTGCGCTTCCTCCAGGGCCTCTCGGTCGCCGAGACCGCCCGCGTCATGGGGAAGAACGAGGGAGCGATCAAGACCCTCCAGTACCGGGCCGTACGCACCCTGGCCCGACTCCTCCCGGACGACGCCCGCTGA